A window of Sphingorhabdus lacus contains these coding sequences:
- a CDS encoding toxin-antitoxin system HicB family antitoxin translates to MGAPPKKAFPLRIDPALFAAVERTAAADFRSANAEIEVLLREALARRGVKVGVSEAPKRGRPPKEAGSS, encoded by the coding sequence TTGGGCGCTCCTCCGAAAAAGGCCTTTCCGCTTCGCATCGACCCCGCGCTTTTCGCGGCGGTCGAGCGGACGGCGGCGGCCGATTTCCGGAGCGCCAACGCCGAAATAGAGGTGCTTCTGCGAGAGGCGCTGGCCCGGCGCGGGGTCAAGGTCGGGGTTAGCGAAGCGCCCAAGCGCGGGCGTCCGCCGAAGGAAGCGGGCTCAAGCTAG
- a CDS encoding acyl-CoA carboxylase subunit beta produces the protein MSWEKEVEDIRRREALAENMGGMEKVARQHGQGKLDARERIRRLLDTDSFREIGKIAGRGSYDDTGELTDFAASNFIFGRGRIDGRPVVATADDFTVRGGAADAALHRKFVQAEKMAHEMRLPLIRMIDGTGGGGSVKSLEDMGFTYVPVTPGWEDIVTNLETVPVVALALGPTAGMGAARTVASHYSIMVKGLSQLFAAGPVVAAQIGEALSKEELGGSEIHTRNGVVDEEVASEDEAFAVARRFLSYLPPSVDRLAERTVSSDPVERREEKLLSIVPRDEKQVYSMRAVMTAVFDQHSVFEMGKRWGRAAITAFARLDGWPVAVLASDPTYLGGSWEALTSQKVKRFVELAERFRLPVVHLVDNPGFMIGLEAERTGTIRYGVEAMNAVYKARIPWTSVIIRRAYGIAGSAMSNGERFQYRFAWPSGDWGSLPIAGGLEAAYKSEIAASADPAAKLAEIKARLDAVTSPFRTAEKFNVEDIIDPRDTRPLLCEFADLAWRRLGA, from the coding sequence ATGAGCTGGGAAAAAGAAGTCGAAGATATCCGCCGTCGGGAGGCATTGGCCGAGAATATGGGCGGCATGGAGAAGGTGGCGCGCCAGCATGGGCAGGGGAAGCTCGACGCGCGCGAACGGATCCGGCGGCTGCTCGATACCGACAGCTTTCGCGAGATCGGCAAGATTGCCGGACGGGGCAGCTATGATGATACAGGCGAACTGACCGACTTTGCCGCCTCCAACTTCATCTTCGGACGAGGGCGGATAGACGGACGGCCTGTAGTCGCAACCGCCGACGACTTCACTGTCCGCGGCGGGGCGGCGGATGCGGCATTGCACCGCAAATTCGTGCAGGCAGAAAAAATGGCGCACGAGATGCGCCTGCCCCTGATCCGTATGATCGACGGAACCGGAGGTGGAGGGTCGGTCAAAAGCCTCGAGGATATGGGTTTCACCTATGTGCCCGTCACGCCGGGGTGGGAGGATATTGTCACCAATCTGGAAACCGTTCCTGTCGTCGCGCTGGCGCTTGGTCCCACAGCCGGCATGGGCGCCGCGCGCACGGTTGCGAGCCATTATTCCATCATGGTCAAAGGCCTGTCCCAGTTGTTCGCCGCCGGACCGGTGGTCGCAGCCCAGATCGGCGAAGCGCTGTCGAAGGAGGAGTTGGGCGGCTCTGAGATCCATACCCGCAATGGGGTCGTCGACGAGGAAGTGGCGAGCGAGGATGAAGCCTTCGCTGTTGCCCGCCGATTTCTATCCTATCTGCCGCCGTCAGTCGATCGGCTAGCCGAGCGGACGGTCAGCTCCGACCCGGTAGAACGGCGCGAAGAGAAATTGCTATCTATCGTCCCGCGCGATGAAAAGCAGGTCTATTCCATGCGGGCCGTCATGACCGCAGTGTTCGATCAGCACAGCGTCTTTGAAATGGGCAAACGTTGGGGCCGCGCGGCGATTACCGCTTTTGCCCGGCTGGACGGATGGCCGGTCGCCGTGCTCGCATCCGATCCGACATATCTTGGCGGCTCTTGGGAGGCGCTGACGAGCCAGAAGGTGAAGCGCTTCGTCGAACTCGCTGAACGGTTTCGCCTGCCGGTTGTCCATCTGGTCGACAATCCCGGTTTCATGATCGGGCTGGAGGCGGAGCGGACAGGCACGATCCGCTACGGCGTTGAAGCAATGAACGCGGTCTACAAGGCGAGGATACCCTGGACATCGGTCATCATCCGCCGCGCCTATGGTATTGCAGGGAGCGCGATGTCGAACGGGGAGCGTTTCCAGTACCGCTTTGCCTGGCCATCAGGCGATTGGGGAAGCCTACCCATCGCGGGCGGACTGGAGGCGGCGTATAAGTCCGAAATAGCCGCCTCTGCGGACCCTGCCGCCAAGCTTGCGGAGATCAAGGCGCGGCTGGACGCTGTGACGTCCCCCTTCCGCACCGCGGAGAAATTCAATGTCGAGGATATCATCGATCCACGCGACACCCGGCCCCTATTGTGCGAATTTGCCGATTTGGCATGGCGACGATTAGGGGCATGA
- a CDS encoding S1/P1 nuclease yields MNRLLAALFALIIPLAPAQAYWEYGHETVAQIAETNMPAKTRGAVQRLLRAAPLLGTPQCPLRNMKDVSVWADCIKGDRMRWGYTNSWHYQNVDICKPFDLKSACADGNCVSAQIDRNVALLKKRTLPAHIRLEALAFLVHFVGDLHQPLHAGDHEDRGGNDLKASYGIMPGYNLHTVWDGLLADRALSAAPSIVRLFPADEKAAMAAGTTRDWSMENWAVSRDIAYRRAVDGDPCGPKPQGPVTIDEADVTASRAALRLQVERGGLRLARLLEEALS; encoded by the coding sequence ATGAACCGCCTTCTCGCTGCACTATTTGCCCTGATCATTCCTCTCGCCCCAGCACAGGCCTATTGGGAATATGGGCATGAAACTGTGGCCCAAATCGCCGAAACCAATATGCCGGCAAAAACCCGTGGCGCAGTGCAGCGCCTGCTGCGTGCCGCGCCTTTATTAGGGACGCCCCAATGTCCCTTGCGCAATATGAAAGATGTGAGCGTTTGGGCAGACTGTATCAAGGGTGACCGGATGCGGTGGGGCTATACCAACAGCTGGCATTACCAGAATGTCGATATCTGCAAGCCGTTCGACCTCAAAAGTGCATGTGCGGATGGCAACTGCGTTTCGGCGCAGATCGACCGCAATGTTGCTCTTCTCAAGAAGCGGACGTTACCTGCCCATATTCGTTTGGAGGCGTTGGCTTTTCTTGTTCATTTTGTCGGCGATTTACACCAGCCGTTGCATGCCGGGGACCATGAGGATCGGGGCGGCAATGACCTGAAGGCCAGCTATGGCATCATGCCAGGCTATAATCTCCATACGGTGTGGGATGGCTTGCTCGCCGACCGCGCGCTGTCTGCCGCACCCTCCATCGTCCGGCTTTTTCCTGCCGATGAAAAGGCAGCGATGGCGGCGGGCACAACGCGGGACTGGAGCATGGAAAATTGGGCTGTATCGCGCGACATAGCTTATCGGCGGGCGGTCGATGGCGACCCTTGCGGTCCAAAGCCGCAGGGACCGGTCACAATAGACGAAGCCGATGTGACCGCATCGCGCGCCGCGTTGCGCTTGCAAGTCGAACGGGGTGGATTACGTCTGGCAAGGTTGCTTGAAGAAGCTCTGTCCTGA
- a CDS encoding isoaspartyl peptidase/L-asparaginase family protein, which yields MRAFFSSIWLLLILSVGAPLAAHPGTHTHDLKDKKVADKSWTLVIHGGAGSMTRGKLAPEQDSAARAGLAKALEEGSAVLEKGGSAMDAVSAAIMVLEDDEHFNAGRGAVFTYKGVNELDASIMDGKTLGAGAVTGARYTKNPILLARAVMEKSPHVMLSNEGADEFSREQGLEQVNPDYFATPERWRQLEELKAKKLGWYDVDLKYGTVGAVAVDSEGNVAAGTSTGGLTGKRWGRIGDSPVIGAGNYADNRACGVSATGAGEFFIRLGVAHEICARMRMLGEDAKTASDHVIKELGLLGGTGGVIVTAPDGTATFAFNTPGMYRGKATSKGEKVVAIYGDE from the coding sequence ATGCGTGCTTTTTTCAGTTCAATATGGTTGCTGTTGATACTATCTGTCGGCGCACCGCTCGCGGCCCATCCCGGTACGCACACCCATGATCTAAAGGACAAAAAAGTGGCTGACAAAAGCTGGACCCTCGTAATTCATGGCGGCGCGGGCAGCATGACCCGCGGCAAATTAGCTCCCGAACAGGACAGTGCCGCGCGCGCGGGCCTCGCCAAAGCGTTGGAAGAAGGTTCGGCTGTCCTGGAAAAGGGTGGCAGTGCGATGGACGCCGTGAGCGCCGCGATCATGGTGCTGGAGGATGACGAGCATTTCAACGCGGGTCGCGGCGCGGTTTTCACCTATAAGGGCGTGAATGAACTCGACGCGTCCATCATGGACGGCAAGACACTGGGCGCTGGCGCCGTAACCGGTGCACGCTATACCAAAAATCCGATCCTGCTCGCACGCGCCGTGATGGAGAAAAGTCCGCATGTGATGTTGAGCAATGAGGGGGCTGATGAATTCAGCCGCGAACAAGGCTTGGAACAGGTGAACCCGGACTATTTCGCGACACCCGAACGCTGGCGCCAGTTGGAAGAGCTGAAGGCGAAGAAATTGGGCTGGTATGATGTCGATTTGAAATATGGAACGGTTGGGGCCGTTGCCGTCGATAGCGAGGGTAATGTGGCCGCCGGGACCTCGACCGGTGGCCTGACCGGCAAGCGCTGGGGACGTATCGGTGATAGTCCGGTCATCGGCGCGGGCAATTATGCCGACAACCGCGCTTGCGGCGTTTCCGCCACGGGGGCCGGCGAATTTTTTATCCGGCTGGGCGTCGCGCATGAAATCTGCGCGCGGATGCGGATGTTAGGTGAAGATGCGAAGACCGCTTCGGATCATGTCATCAAGGAACTTGGTTTATTGGGCGGAACCGGGGGCGTCATCGTCACCGCACCTGATGGAACCGCAACTTTCGCCTTTAACACGCCCGGCATGTATCGCGGGAAGGCGACGAGCAAAGGTGAAAAAGTCGTCGCGATATATGGGGATGAATGA
- a CDS encoding phosphatase PAP2 family protein: MKYSRTAAVILVATTIALPAAAQAKDEDAWATASDVGAYGLTAVALGLPLIKGDEQGALQAAGSIGAALLVTTGLKETFPELRPDGSDRKSFPSGHTSRAFAAAATIYNREGPAAGIPAMAVASFVGVARVQADKHFWHDVLVGAGIGMASGFLITRQRSEKQAMIVPWGDTKSAGVSVAMRF, from the coding sequence ATGAAATATTCTCGTACTGCCGCGGTGATTCTGGTTGCGACCACCATCGCTCTTCCCGCCGCTGCGCAAGCGAAGGACGAAGATGCATGGGCAACGGCCAGTGATGTTGGTGCCTATGGTCTGACGGCCGTTGCACTGGGCCTTCCGCTTATAAAGGGCGACGAACAGGGCGCTTTACAAGCCGCAGGTTCAATCGGCGCTGCCCTGCTGGTCACGACCGGACTTAAGGAAACCTTTCCGGAACTGCGTCCCGACGGCAGCGACCGCAAAAGCTTTCCATCCGGACATACCAGCCGTGCCTTTGCCGCGGCGGCGACAATCTACAACCGTGAAGGTCCCGCTGCCGGTATACCTGCAATGGCCGTCGCAAGTTTCGTAGGGGTTGCCCGTGTTCAAGCGGACAAGCATTTCTGGCACGATGTGCTGGTTGGTGCAGGGATCGGCATGGCTTCGGGATTTCTGATTACCCGGCAGCGCAGCGAAAAACAGGCGATGATTGTCCCGTGGGGCGATACCAAAAGTGCCGGTGTCAGCGTAGCTATGCGCTTTTGA
- the ispG gene encoding flavodoxin-dependent (E)-4-hydroxy-3-methylbut-2-enyl-diphosphate synthase → MSSIRPWRDIARRSSRQIMVGNVPVGGDAPITVQTMTNTLTSDAAATIDQIRRCEDAGADIIRVSCPDVESTAALKQIVRAAHVPIVADIHFHYKRALEAADAGAACLRINPGNIGSAERVNEVVNAAKANGCAIRIGVNAGSLEKDLLEKYGEPCPEALIESALDHIKLLQDRDFHQYKVAVKASDVFLAVAAYMGLAEAVDCPLHLGITEAGGLIGGTVKSSIGLGNLLWAGIGDTIRVSLSAEPEEEVRVGYEILKALGLRTRGVRVVSCPSCARQGFDVIRTVQKLEDALGHIKTPMSLSVLGCVVNGPGEARETDIGITGGGNGKHMVYLSGVTDHHVEDADMISHIVKLVEAKAAEIDAGASVSMDTLHGKAA, encoded by the coding sequence ATGTCTTCGATACGCCCCTGGCGCGATATTGCGCGCCGCTCGTCCCGCCAGATCATGGTCGGCAATGTACCCGTCGGCGGGGATGCTCCCATCACCGTACAGACCATGACCAACACGCTGACCAGCGATGCTGCCGCGACGATTGACCAGATCCGTCGTTGCGAAGATGCAGGTGCCGATATTATTCGCGTGTCCTGCCCGGATGTCGAAAGCACCGCGGCGCTGAAGCAGATTGTGCGTGCCGCGCATGTTCCCATCGTTGCCGATATCCATTTCCATTATAAGCGCGCCCTTGAGGCAGCGGACGCAGGTGCGGCCTGCCTGCGTATCAACCCTGGAAATATCGGCTCGGCCGAGCGGGTAAACGAGGTTGTAAATGCGGCCAAGGCGAATGGTTGCGCCATCCGCATCGGGGTAAATGCAGGCAGTCTGGAAAAAGACCTGCTGGAAAAATATGGTGAGCCTTGTCCTGAAGCGCTGATCGAAAGCGCGCTCGACCATATCAAATTGCTGCAAGACCGGGACTTTCACCAATATAAGGTCGCTGTAAAGGCATCGGACGTGTTTCTGGCAGTGGCCGCCTATATGGGTCTTGCCGAGGCCGTCGACTGTCCGTTGCATCTGGGGATTACCGAAGCCGGCGGCCTGATTGGCGGGACGGTTAAATCCTCCATTGGTCTGGGCAATTTGTTGTGGGCCGGAATTGGGGATACCATCCGTGTCAGCTTGTCGGCGGAACCCGAAGAGGAAGTGCGCGTCGGCTACGAAATTTTGAAAGCACTTGGCCTGCGGACACGTGGCGTGCGGGTTGTGAGCTGCCCAAGCTGTGCGCGGCAGGGCTTCGACGTGATCCGCACAGTACAGAAATTAGAAGATGCACTCGGCCATATCAAGACACCGATGAGCCTTTCGGTCTTGGGTTGTGTCGTTAATGGTCCGGGTGAAGCGCGCGAAACCGACATCGGCATCACAGGCGGCGGCAACGGCAAACATATGGTCTATCTGTCGGGCGTGACCGACCACCATGTCGAGGATGCGGACATGATCAGCCATATCGTCAAGCTGGTCGAAGCAAAGGCGGCGGAGATTGACGCAGGGGCAAGCGTCAGCATGGATACGCTGCACGGTAAGGCCGCTTGA
- a CDS encoding amidohydrolase family protein — MKKMLSAVVAAGLLGYAGNVAAREPIIDMHVHALTADDQGPPPLAMCTPLNPMPTWDNSKTILDMFVGTFKKPNCTDPIWSPETTEEVMRRSLAIMEKHNVFGVVSGRMKLLQAWKAASPDRVMPSLMPDLPIPAEFGKELAEIKKSGGITVLGELGFQYEGIAPDDARLKDLWAAAEANDVPVAIHMGPGAPGIAYFPGSGYRAKLSNPTLLEDVLVKHPKLRVNVMHAGFPYLDDTMALLYAHPQVYLDTGVIVYTQPRPTFYRYLQSLVDAGFGERIMFGSDQMVWPETIERSIQVIKDAPFLNEAQKRNILYNNAARFLRLDAATIAKHQSM; from the coding sequence ATGAAGAAAATGTTATCGGCCGTGGTGGCTGCCGGACTGCTTGGCTATGCAGGGAATGTTGCGGCGCGCGAGCCGATCATTGACATGCATGTCCATGCGCTGACGGCCGATGATCAGGGGCCGCCTCCACTGGCGATGTGCACTCCGCTCAATCCGATGCCGACATGGGACAATAGCAAGACGATCCTCGACATGTTTGTAGGGACGTTCAAAAAGCCGAACTGCACCGATCCCATCTGGTCGCCTGAAACGACGGAAGAGGTCATGCGCCGGTCTCTTGCCATAATGGAAAAACATAATGTCTTCGGCGTGGTCAGCGGCCGAATGAAATTGCTGCAGGCGTGGAAGGCGGCTTCGCCGGATCGCGTCATGCCCAGCCTAATGCCCGACCTGCCCATTCCGGCAGAATTCGGCAAGGAATTGGCCGAAATCAAGAAAAGTGGCGGCATTACAGTGTTGGGCGAACTGGGTTTCCAATATGAAGGCATCGCTCCGGACGACGCGCGGCTCAAGGACTTGTGGGCAGCAGCCGAAGCGAATGATGTGCCCGTTGCAATCCACATGGGTCCCGGTGCGCCGGGCATCGCGTATTTCCCGGGAAGTGGCTATCGGGCCAAGCTTTCAAACCCGACATTGCTTGAGGACGTGCTCGTGAAACATCCCAAGTTGCGCGTGAACGTCATGCACGCCGGCTTCCCTTATCTCGATGATACGATGGCGCTTCTCTACGCGCATCCGCAGGTTTATCTGGATACCGGTGTAATTGTTTATACCCAGCCACGGCCAACCTTTTACCGCTATCTACAGTCGCTGGTCGATGCTGGCTTCGGCGAACGGATCATGTTCGGATCGGACCAGATGGTTTGGCCTGAAACTATTGAGCGCAGCATTCAGGTTATCAAGGACGCGCCCTTTCTAAATGAGGCGCAAAAGCGGAACATTTTGTATAATAATGCAGCGCGTTTTCTAAGGCTGGATGCGGCAACAATTGCCAAGCATCAATCGATGTGA
- a CDS encoding GNAT family N-acetyltransferase, giving the protein MNHAIRMATPADLPLIAQFIRDLAEYERLAHEVRFDEAALGERLFGQSAGGRPYAEVLIGEVDGAAQGFALFFHNFSTFEGKPGIYLEDLFVRPEARGAGLGKAFLQRLAQLAVERDCARLEWWVLDWNEPAIRFYKALGAKPMDEWTTFRVDGDALAALAGEV; this is encoded by the coding sequence ATGAACCATGCAATCCGGATGGCGACGCCCGCCGACCTTCCCCTGATCGCCCAATTTATTCGCGATCTGGCAGAATATGAGCGGCTGGCGCATGAAGTTCGCTTTGACGAGGCTGCTCTTGGCGAACGGCTGTTTGGCCAGAGTGCAGGGGGGCGTCCCTATGCCGAAGTTCTGATAGGCGAAGTGGACGGCGCGGCGCAGGGCTTCGCATTGTTCTTCCACAATTTCTCGACCTTCGAAGGAAAGCCTGGAATCTATCTGGAAGACCTGTTCGTGCGGCCCGAGGCCCGGGGTGCAGGGCTTGGCAAGGCATTCCTTCAACGATTGGCGCAATTGGCGGTCGAACGTGACTGCGCGCGGCTGGAATGGTGGGTGCTTGACTGGAACGAACCCGCCATCCGCTTTTACAAAGCATTGGGGGCCAAGCCCATGGATGAATGGACGACGTTCCGCGTCGATGGCGATGCGCTGGCCGCATTGGCGGGTGAAGTATGA
- a CDS encoding thioredoxin family protein yields the protein MTGVLLLSLLLIAAPEPEASLPQQPAAAAERQSNPEALAFIAESNAQADVDRALADAKKDGKTVLVILGANWCHDSVGLAGWLDTPRFKDMMRDRYTIVYVDVGTPQIGKGRNLDIAKRFGIRKVKNTPLLLIVSADGERMNSKKDAIGWRNAASRSEDEIYRYFATFEPET from the coding sequence ATGACCGGCGTTCTCTTGCTCAGCCTGCTGCTGATTGCAGCCCCTGAGCCGGAAGCATCGCTGCCCCAACAACCCGCCGCTGCGGCTGAACGCCAATCAAATCCAGAAGCCTTAGCCTTTATCGCCGAGAGCAACGCGCAAGCCGATGTCGACCGCGCGCTGGCCGATGCGAAGAAGGATGGCAAGACGGTGCTGGTTATCTTGGGTGCAAACTGGTGCCACGACAGCGTTGGTCTGGCCGGATGGTTAGACACGCCCCGCTTCAAGGACATGATGCGCGACCGCTATACCATCGTCTATGTCGATGTAGGAACGCCGCAAATCGGCAAGGGTCGTAATCTGGACATTGCGAAGCGTTTTGGCATCCGCAAAGTCAAAAATACGCCACTCCTCCTGATCGTTTCCGCAGATGGCGAGCGCATGAACAGCAAAAAGGATGCTATCGGCTGGCGCAATGCGGCAAGCCGGAGCGAGGACGAAATCTACCGCTATTTCGCGACGTTCGAACCTGAAACCTGA
- a CDS encoding DMT family transporter, which produces MAGLHPRPAIPFTVACAGIATFSLMDAAMKDLALALGAFNAVMWRNCLGALFMGVLFVGTRQRWPEAAVLKLHLWRSVIVSVMAVSFFWSITQLPLAEAIGLSFIAPVIALYLAAVLLGEKVGREAIWASVAGIAGVAVILAGRFSGHYTLGQMWGVAAVLFSAVVFAYNLILARQQAQVAGPIEIAFFQNLFVAATLSLAAPWFLMPMPIDKAPMLAGAAVLATISLLLLSWAYARAEAQILIPVEYTGFVWAALFGWLFFAEKLTWPVLFGTLCIICGSLIAARAKPTPVNQVEIATV; this is translated from the coding sequence ATGGCCGGGCTGCATCCCCGTCCGGCGATACCATTTACGGTTGCCTGCGCAGGCATTGCGACCTTTTCGCTGATGGATGCGGCGATGAAAGACCTCGCGCTTGCGCTGGGCGCGTTCAACGCGGTGATGTGGCGCAACTGTCTGGGCGCGCTGTTCATGGGGGTGCTGTTTGTCGGTACGCGACAACGCTGGCCGGAGGCTGCCGTGCTTAAGCTCCATCTTTGGCGTAGTGTTATCGTATCGGTCATGGCGGTCAGCTTCTTCTGGTCGATCACCCAATTGCCTTTGGCCGAAGCCATCGGACTCAGCTTTATCGCGCCGGTAATTGCGCTCTATTTGGCGGCGGTGTTATTGGGTGAGAAAGTCGGCCGCGAAGCGATCTGGGCATCGGTTGCGGGCATTGCAGGGGTCGCCGTTATATTGGCCGGGAGGTTCAGCGGTCATTATACGCTAGGCCAAATGTGGGGCGTCGCAGCGGTGCTCTTCTCTGCGGTGGTCTTTGCCTATAATCTGATCCTGGCGCGTCAACAGGCGCAAGTCGCTGGACCTATCGAAATCGCCTTTTTCCAGAACCTGTTTGTGGCCGCGACGCTCAGCCTTGCGGCGCCTTGGTTCCTGATGCCTATGCCGATTGATAAAGCACCGATGTTGGCGGGTGCAGCAGTTCTCGCAACGATATCGCTGCTGCTTCTTAGCTGGGCCTATGCGCGGGCGGAGGCGCAGATATTGATCCCGGTCGAATATACCGGCTTTGTTTGGGCCGCGCTTTTTGGCTGGTTGTTCTTCGCGGAAAAACTCACTTGGCCCGTGCTCTTCGGTACGCTGTGCATTATATGTGGCAGCTTAATCGCCGCACGGGCAAAACCGACCCCTGTTAATCAAGTCGAAATCGCTACGGTTTAA